A window of the Acetobacteraceae bacterium genome harbors these coding sequences:
- the smpB gene encoding SsrA-binding protein SmpB, whose protein sequence is MGKKQIKKNSLITTGIAAQNRKARHDYDIGEKFEAGLVLKGPEVKSLRLGRATIADAYAMEREGELWLLNSYIPPYQGGVLSYFDSKAPRKLLLHKKQLRQLFGEISKAGASLIPLDFHFNEKGRAKVTLGVAKGRKKVDKRHALAERDWKRDKARLLRNSAKEF, encoded by the coding sequence ATGGGTAAAAAACAGATAAAAAAGAATTCTTTGATTACAACAGGTATCGCAGCTCAAAATCGTAAGGCTCGCCATGATTACGATATTGGTGAAAAATTTGAGGCAGGTTTAGTCTTAAAGGGACCCGAAGTTAAGAGTTTACGTTTAGGACGGGCAACCATTGCAGATGCTTATGCAATGGAAAGGGAGGGGGAACTGTGGCTATTAAATTCGTATATTCCTCCTTATCAGGGAGGAGTATTGTCTTATTTTGACTCGAAAGCTCCTCGAAAGCTTTTATTGCATAAAAAGCAACTTAGGCAGTTATTTGGCGAAATAAGTAAGGCGGGTGCTTCTCTTATTCCTTTAGATTTTCATTTTAATGAGAAGGGTAGAGCAAAAGTCACTTTAGGTGTCGCAAAAGGCCGTAAGAAAGTAGATAAACGTCATGCGTTAGCTGAAAGAGATTGGAAAAGAGATAAGGCTAGATTATTGAGAAACTCTGCTAAAGAGTTTTAA
- a CDS encoding ATP-dependent DNA helicase RecG, which translates to MPIAQPPKSFFPLLNKIETLKTITPKEAKLLEKAAGGEKIIDLLLSLPTKITQRDQLFKIRDLSSLAEGTLVTLEGKILSVRRPYGRSRSPTRFNFLDNTGKINISVFGKYYYSLLQSGNEVILSGKVHFFKNTVTISPLDHLVLASNKLHFPWVEATWASTSNLTSKSISKALKEALNFAKEIPEWHDKSLIKKKGYPTFYEALRTLHIPVEHLHNKERETAFQRARERLEADEIFAHQMCVFLAQFYAYRRKGKSLRGNGLLQQKLLKNFKHTPTADQTTAISEINKELAAPYPMQHLLQGDVGSGKTFVAFSAMLTAIEAGKQAAIMAPTEILAQQHFQSALKISPIKPTLITGKLTSENRKEALADIKSGKARFIVGTHALFQKEVLFQDLGLAVIDEQHRFGVDQRISFSNKSPGSNLLLMSATPIPRSVQLTRWGQMGVSRLFTKPSGRGIIKTTLHHTDHSLTEIKHSLKRALDADKRIYWVCPAVKESKHISAAEERYEDLKSFLGIETVGIVHGQQSKEEQEKSLTAFRNGKIKVLVSTTLIEVGVDIPEASIMVIEDAQRFGLSQLHQLRGRIGRGKEDSYCLLLYQETEGSNGLQRLSLLRSSLDGFKIAEEDYKQRGGGEITGTRQSGIPIFRLCQNSPSDLLITQSSQEAALVLQKDPKLISLRGDAIRGLMYLFEKTAPETILISG; encoded by the coding sequence ATGCCTATTGCACAACCTCCAAAGAGCTTTTTTCCTCTCTTAAATAAAATAGAAACTTTAAAAACAATTACACCTAAAGAGGCAAAACTTCTCGAAAAAGCCGCAGGCGGAGAAAAAATTATAGATCTTCTCCTTTCTCTCCCTACAAAAATTACACAAAGAGATCAGCTCTTCAAAATTAGAGACCTCTCATCCTTGGCTGAAGGGACTCTCGTCACATTAGAAGGTAAGATCTTGTCTGTAAGACGTCCCTATGGAAGGTCACGTTCTCCAACACGTTTCAATTTTCTAGATAATACTGGAAAAATAAATATTTCTGTTTTTGGGAAATACTATTATTCCCTGTTGCAAAGTGGAAATGAAGTTATACTTTCTGGAAAAGTTCATTTTTTCAAAAATACAGTTACAATCTCCCCCTTAGACCATCTTGTACTTGCCTCCAACAAATTGCATTTTCCATGGGTTGAAGCAACTTGGGCCTCTACATCCAACCTAACAAGCAAAAGCATTTCTAAAGCTTTAAAAGAAGCTCTTAATTTCGCAAAAGAAATTCCAGAATGGCACGATAAATCTCTCATTAAAAAAAAAGGCTATCCCACTTTTTACGAAGCGCTCCGTACGCTGCATATTCCAGTCGAACACCTGCATAACAAAGAAAGGGAGACTGCCTTTCAACGAGCAAGAGAACGCCTCGAAGCCGATGAAATTTTTGCGCATCAAATGTGCGTTTTTTTGGCACAATTCTATGCTTATCGCAGAAAAGGAAAATCTCTTCGTGGCAACGGATTGCTTCAACAAAAATTATTAAAAAATTTTAAACATACCCCTACCGCAGATCAAACAACTGCTATTTCTGAAATTAATAAAGAATTGGCAGCTCCTTACCCCATGCAACACTTGCTCCAAGGAGATGTCGGGAGCGGAAAAACCTTCGTTGCTTTTTCTGCAATGCTCACGGCAATAGAGGCAGGAAAACAGGCTGCAATTATGGCGCCAACTGAAATTTTAGCCCAACAACATTTTCAATCTGCCCTAAAAATATCTCCTATTAAACCAACACTCATCACGGGAAAACTAACTTCAGAAAATCGAAAAGAAGCTCTTGCTGATATCAAAAGTGGGAAAGCACGTTTCATTGTTGGAACGCATGCCCTTTTTCAAAAAGAAGTTCTGTTTCAAGATCTCGGATTAGCCGTAATAGATGAACAGCATCGTTTTGGTGTCGATCAGAGAATATCCTTTAGTAACAAAAGCCCAGGTTCCAACCTTCTTTTAATGAGTGCAACCCCCATTCCCCGCAGTGTACAGCTAACACGCTGGGGACAGATGGGCGTCAGTCGCCTTTTTACCAAACCTTCGGGGAGAGGGATCATAAAAACAACCCTTCATCATACCGATCATAGCCTCACTGAAATTAAACATTCCCTAAAACGTGCTTTAGATGCAGATAAACGAATTTACTGGGTATGTCCTGCTGTAAAAGAGAGCAAGCATATCTCAGCAGCAGAAGAGCGTTATGAAGATCTTAAATCTTTTTTAGGAATAGAAACAGTTGGCATCGTCCATGGACAACAGTCAAAAGAAGAGCAAGAAAAATCTTTAACAGCGTTTAGAAATGGAAAGATTAAAGTTTTAGTTTCAACAACGCTGATAGAAGTCGGCGTAGACATCCCTGAAGCTTCTATTATGGTTATCGAGGATGCTCAACGTTTTGGACTTTCACAGCTGCACCAACTTCGCGGAAGAATTGGACGAGGCAAAGAAGACTCTTACTGTCTCTTGCTTTACCAAGAAACAGAGGGAAGTAATGGACTCCAGCGACTTTCATTATTACGTAGCAGTCTTGATGGTTTTAAAATTGCAGAAGAAGATTATAAACAACGCGGTGGAGGTGAAATTACAGGAACCCGACAATCTGGAATCCCAATTTTTCGCCTCTGCCAAAATTCTCCCTCAGACCTTCTCATTACACAATCTTCACAAGAGGCCGCTCTGGTTCTCCAAAAAGACCCAAAACTTATATCTTTAAGAGGTGATGCTATTAGAGGACTTATGTATTTATTTGAAAAAACTGCCCCTGAAACTATTCTCATTTCTGGTTGA
- the mfd gene encoding transcription-repair coupling factor, which yields MQKNTDLPFFSKNTFPAKIIAGAPDGSIPFLLLNRLRDVGESQTLLHVSSREEDQYLLKDILNWLDSEVEIVVFPAWDCLPYDRVSPSAEISAQRVSSLLKMLSSVPKKGRIVLTTIPAFLQRVPSRAFLQKNAGTIKVHDKIDPQELILKLEKSGYHRVDTVRERGEYAVRGGILDLFGAETEEPQRIDFFDDLVEEIRFFDPITQISKAHSETLHFGAASELFMDSASLSRFRNGWVDQFGSEAMEDSLFQNVMEKRSAVRIEHYLPLFLEDHTYQMETICDFLPNAFISFDREAIGSFSARLEMISDHFKERLSSATGDVTIYRALPPHRLYLGKDALNSIAERKKPVIFNPFAPTNETQLDAGYRGIAPFVKKEKEGREQLFQRFKEFFAEWSVKGKKVYLLLSSKGVRERLTRLFVEIDIPVVQLENWEERKKNSCKILTLISLEMQNGFQGKSEVFVTEEDLLGEKLTRSRRKKRKNASFITQIGEIEADDLVVHEEYGVGRYVGLETVREGRLAHDYLVIRYEEDQRLLLPVENIDLLSRFGTDTGNILLDRLGGASWQARKAKMKSRLREMAGELIKTAAERAMKKAPILEPAEALWDEFCGRFPFVETEDQSRAVLDVLNDLERGVPMDRLICGDVGFGKTEIALRAAFVVALSGYQVAVVVPTTLLARQHYRGFLERFEGLPVRISQLSRLTSSKESREIKKGLADGTVDIVIGTHSLLANSLSFNRLGLVIIDEEQHFGVAHKEKLKALSSNVHVLTLSATPLPRTLQLSLSGAREMSLIATPPIDRLAVRTFIAPYDRLMIREALQRERMRGGQVFCVVPRLRDMEKMEERLKAALPEVKIARAHGQLAPSVLEEIMQDFSEGKYDILLSTNIVESGLDMPRVNTIIIHHADRFGLGQLYQLRGRVGRGKNRGYAYLTWPHEQSLSKSSMRRLEIMETLDSLGAGFTLASHDLDMRGAGNLLGEEQSGHIREVGIELYQQMLSEAVTDLRQRHRENEDVVEKWTPQIMLGLPVLLPEKYVPDLSSRLNLYRRIAVLANEEEAESIRIELGDRFGPLPIEAENLLEVVALKRLCRQVGVERLDAGPKGVVLQFFQNKFSHPEKLLNWVQKKEKAGVKIRPDHKLAVVGELTNAKRIPRSRKVLEILLKLSS from the coding sequence ATGCAGAAGAATACCGATTTACCCTTTTTTTCAAAAAATACATTTCCTGCAAAGATTATCGCAGGAGCTCCAGATGGCTCTATTCCTTTTTTATTACTTAATCGCTTACGAGATGTTGGTGAATCTCAAACATTGCTCCACGTTTCTTCGAGAGAAGAAGATCAATATCTTTTAAAAGATATTTTGAATTGGCTAGACTCAGAAGTAGAGATTGTTGTCTTTCCAGCTTGGGACTGTCTTCCATATGATAGGGTTTCTCCGTCAGCAGAAATTTCTGCCCAGCGTGTTTCGTCACTTTTAAAAATGCTTTCTTCGGTGCCTAAAAAAGGTAGAATTGTTTTGACAACAATTCCTGCTTTTTTGCAGCGTGTACCATCTCGTGCTTTTTTACAAAAAAATGCGGGAACAATAAAAGTTCATGATAAAATTGATCCTCAAGAGTTGATCTTAAAGCTAGAGAAATCTGGTTATCATCGAGTTGATACAGTACGTGAGAGGGGGGAGTATGCTGTTAGAGGGGGGATATTAGATCTTTTTGGAGCTGAAACAGAAGAACCACAACGGATTGATTTTTTTGATGATCTTGTTGAAGAAATTCGATTTTTTGATCCTATAACGCAAATTTCTAAGGCGCATTCAGAAACCTTGCATTTTGGTGCTGCTTCAGAATTGTTTATGGATAGCGCTTCATTAAGTCGCTTTCGGAATGGATGGGTGGATCAGTTTGGATCTGAAGCCATGGAAGATTCTCTTTTTCAAAATGTTATGGAAAAAAGAAGTGCTGTTAGAATCGAGCATTATCTTCCATTATTTCTTGAAGATCATACGTATCAGATGGAAACAATTTGTGATTTTCTTCCAAACGCTTTTATAAGTTTTGATAGAGAAGCTATTGGAAGCTTTTCAGCACGTTTGGAAATGATTTCGGACCATTTTAAAGAACGTTTATCCTCCGCTACTGGGGATGTGACAATTTATAGAGCATTACCACCGCACAGGCTTTACTTGGGAAAAGATGCGCTGAATAGTATTGCGGAAAGAAAAAAGCCTGTCATTTTTAATCCTTTTGCGCCAACAAATGAAACGCAGTTAGATGCTGGGTATAGGGGAATAGCGCCTTTTGTAAAAAAAGAAAAGGAAGGTAGAGAACAGCTTTTTCAACGATTTAAAGAATTTTTTGCAGAATGGTCTGTGAAAGGAAAAAAAGTTTATCTTTTACTTTCTAGTAAGGGAGTAAGAGAGCGTTTAACTAGATTATTCGTCGAAATTGATATTCCAGTGGTTCAGCTTGAAAATTGGGAAGAGAGGAAGAAAAATTCTTGTAAGATTTTGACATTAATTTCTTTAGAAATGCAAAATGGCTTTCAAGGTAAATCAGAGGTTTTTGTAACAGAAGAAGACCTTCTTGGAGAAAAGTTAACCCGTTCACGAAGAAAAAAGCGCAAAAATGCTTCATTTATTACGCAGATTGGAGAGATTGAGGCGGATGATCTCGTTGTCCATGAAGAGTATGGGGTTGGAAGATATGTAGGGCTTGAGACTGTACGGGAAGGTAGATTAGCGCATGATTATCTCGTCATTCGTTATGAAGAGGATCAGCGCCTTTTGCTTCCAGTTGAAAATATTGACCTGTTAAGCCGCTTTGGAACGGATACGGGGAATATTCTTTTAGATCGATTAGGAGGAGCGTCTTGGCAAGCAAGAAAGGCTAAGATGAAATCCCGTTTGCGTGAAATGGCAGGTGAACTCATTAAAACTGCTGCAGAACGTGCTATGAAAAAAGCGCCTATTTTGGAGCCAGCGGAAGCGTTGTGGGATGAATTCTGTGGGCGTTTTCCTTTCGTAGAAACAGAGGATCAGTCCAGAGCTGTATTAGATGTGTTAAATGATTTGGAGCGTGGTGTTCCTATGGATCGCCTTATCTGTGGAGATGTCGGGTTTGGCAAAACTGAAATTGCTTTAAGAGCTGCTTTTGTTGTTGCTCTTTCTGGTTATCAGGTAGCTGTCGTTGTCCCAACAACGCTTCTTGCCAGACAACATTATAGAGGATTTTTAGAGCGTTTTGAAGGGCTTCCCGTGCGGATATCCCAATTGTCCCGTTTGACATCTTCCAAAGAATCTAGGGAGATTAAAAAAGGATTAGCGGATGGAACTGTGGATATTGTTATTGGAACGCATTCATTATTGGCAAATAGTCTTTCTTTTAATCGTTTAGGACTAGTCATCATTGATGAAGAACAGCATTTTGGTGTGGCACATAAAGAAAAATTAAAAGCTTTATCTAGCAATGTTCATGTGCTGACGTTATCAGCGACGCCTTTGCCACGAACTCTTCAGCTTTCATTATCTGGAGCACGTGAAATGAGCCTTATAGCGACACCACCAATAGATCGTTTGGCTGTCAGAACTTTTATTGCACCTTATGATCGGTTGATGATTAGAGAAGCACTTCAGAGAGAACGCATGAGAGGAGGGCAGGTCTTTTGTGTTGTGCCACGGCTTCGAGATATGGAAAAAATGGAGGAGAGACTTAAAGCCGCCTTACCAGAAGTAAAAATTGCACGGGCACATGGACAATTAGCTCCAAGCGTCCTTGAAGAGATTATGCAGGATTTTTCAGAAGGGAAATATGATATTCTTCTTTCAACTAATATCGTTGAAAGCGGTCTAGATATGCCTCGTGTTAATACAATTATTATTCATCATGCAGATAGATTTGGATTGGGACAGCTTTATCAATTAAGAGGTCGAGTTGGAAGAGGAAAAAATAGAGGTTATGCCTATTTAACATGGCCACATGAGCAAAGTTTATCCAAATCCTCAATGCGCCGTTTAGAAATTATGGAGACACTTGATTCTTTAGGAGCCGGCTTTACTTTGGCATCTCATGATTTAGATATGAGAGGAGCAGGGAATCTTTTAGGAGAAGAGCAGTCAGGTCATATTAGAGAAGTTGGAATAGAACTTTATCAGCAGATGTTATCGGAGGCTGTAACAGACTTACGCCAACGTCATCGTGAGAATGAGGATGTCGTTGAAAAATGGACGCCTCAGATTATGCTTGGATTGCCAGTTTTACTTCCAGAAAAATACGTTCCAGATCTTTCCTCACGATTAAATCTTTATCGGCGGATTGCCGTTTTAGCTAACGAGGAAGAGGCAGAGTCAATACGAATTGAATTAGGCGATCGTTTTGGGCCTTTACCAATCGAAGCCGAAAATCTTTTAGAAGTTGTGGCTCTAAAAAGATTATGTCGGCAAGTCGGGGTAGAACGTCTAGATGCAGGTCCGAAGGGTGTGGTTTTACAATTTTTTCAGAATAAATTTTCTCATCCTGAAAAGCTTTTAAATTGGGTACAAAAAAAAGAGAAAGCGGGAGTAAAAATCCGCCCAGATCATAAGCTGGCTGTTGTGGGTGAGCTTACAAATGCAAAACGTATTCCTCGGTCTCGAAAAGTTTTAGAAATTTTACTTAAGCTCTCCTCGTAA
- a CDS encoding 4-hydroxy-tetrahydrodipicolinate synthase — MKDFRGYITALVTPFLENGKLDIKSFQKLVQLQKNAGIHGLLIAGTTGESPSLSLEERQILIKETLSITQSKIPLLVGIGSNNTDYAISLAKHAEQNGADGLLAVTPYYNRPSQKGLYAHFIQVADATSLPVWLYDVPERTGVRLSIETIERLSKHPNIVGIKDATGDLEQPIAIANLIKGFSQLGGEDALALPYFMAGGDGCISVSANVAPRLCVSMYEAWQNRDIEEAQQLQRTLFPLHKAMFMESSPSPVKSALADLGVIKEYLRLPLVAVEASSKKVIRNILKDLEL, encoded by the coding sequence ATGAAAGATTTTCGAGGTTATATAACGGCATTAGTGACACCATTTTTAGAAAATGGAAAGCTGGATATAAAGTCTTTTCAAAAATTGGTTCAATTACAGAAAAATGCAGGAATTCATGGCCTCTTAATCGCAGGGACAACAGGAGAAAGTCCATCTTTATCATTGGAAGAGCGTCAGATTTTAATAAAAGAGACACTTTCTATTACCCAAAGCAAAATCCCATTACTGGTGGGAATTGGATCCAACAATACAGATTATGCGATTTCCTTGGCAAAACATGCTGAGCAAAATGGTGCGGATGGCTTACTGGCTGTAACGCCTTATTACAATCGTCCAAGTCAGAAAGGATTATATGCTCATTTTATTCAAGTTGCAGATGCAACTTCACTCCCTGTCTGGTTATATGATGTTCCAGAAAGAACAGGAGTAAGATTGTCGATTGAAACGATTGAGCGACTATCTAAACATCCTAATATTGTTGGGATTAAGGATGCAACGGGCGATTTGGAGCAACCAATAGCGATAGCTAATTTGATAAAGGGATTTTCTCAGTTAGGTGGAGAGGATGCCTTAGCGCTTCCATATTTTATGGCGGGTGGTGATGGCTGTATCAGTGTTTCTGCAAATGTTGCTCCTAGACTATGTGTTAGCATGTATGAAGCATGGCAGAATAGAGACATTGAGGAGGCTCAACAACTACAAAGGACACTTTTCCCCCTTCATAAAGCCATGTTTATGGAAAGTAGTCCCTCTCCTGTAAAGTCGGCCTTAGCTGATTTAGGAGTAATAAAAGAGTATTTGCGCCTTCCTTTAGTTGCTGTAGAAGCCTCTTCTAAGAAAGTTATACGTAATATTTTAAAAGACTTAGAGCTGTAG
- the kdsB gene encoding 3-deoxy-manno-octulosonate cytidylyltransferase gives MLPVVCIPARMNSSRLPKKMLADIGGKPMIVHLVENIAKDSVYPIFVATDHLDILAVLSGIQNISTVMTKDTYESGSDRICALLQEVDPQKKFDVIINLQGDMPFVSSSLILEVLKSLEEKDTDLGTLVAPLSVDFVHEKSRVKVACGFRDNQKNTRALYFSRNVIPHGQEFWEHIGIYAWRRNSLERFVKEQPTVLEKQERLEQLRALESGMKVVCRRIKEAPIAVDVAQDLERARLIFAQKKDT, from the coding sequence ATGCTGCCCGTTGTCTGTATTCCAGCAAGAATGAACTCTTCACGGCTTCCCAAAAAAATGCTCGCAGACATTGGTGGAAAACCTATGATAGTTCACCTTGTAGAAAATATAGCAAAAGATTCCGTTTATCCTATTTTTGTTGCAACGGATCATCTTGATATCTTAGCAGTTCTTTCGGGAATTCAAAATATTTCTACTGTGATGACAAAAGATACATATGAAAGTGGATCGGACAGAATTTGTGCTCTTCTCCAAGAGGTTGACCCACAGAAAAAATTTGACGTAATCATAAATCTGCAAGGTGATATGCCGTTTGTTTCTTCTTCTTTGATTTTAGAGGTTTTAAAATCTTTAGAAGAGAAGGATACGGATTTAGGAACTTTAGTCGCTCCTTTATCAGTGGATTTTGTTCATGAAAAATCGAGGGTAAAGGTTGCTTGTGGATTTAGAGACAATCAAAAAAATACAAGAGCGCTTTATTTTTCAAGAAATGTTATTCCACATGGTCAGGAATTTTGGGAACACATTGGAATCTATGCTTGGAGAAGAAATTCTTTAGAGCGTTTCGTAAAGGAACAGCCAACAGTTTTAGAAAAACAGGAGCGCTTAGAGCAACTTCGAGCTTTGGAATCCGGAATGAAGGTTGTTTGCAGAAGAATTAAAGAGGCTCCGATAGCCGTGGATGTTGCACAGGATTTAGAAAGAGCGCGTTTAATTTTTGCTCAAAAAAAAGATACATAA
- a CDS encoding ATP-binding protein, translating into METSSTSSTIALIHSFTFQGIDAIPVTVEVQLTKGLPAFIIVGMANRAVAEAKERVRGALNSMNLALPTKRILVNLAPSNLPKEGAHLDLPIALALLAAMGVIPIDLIHNTAAIGELSLTGEIKNVRGILCAALEAAAQDFSLICPQQQGSDARWGHSEMQVLAAPSLLSLVNHFHGRQILPPIGDPKPQIHKNNLDMKDVRGQPLGRRVLEIAAAGRHSLLMSGPPGAGKSMLAARLPSLLPPLKKEEILEASRVHSIAGTLEAGHLVSLPPFRAPHHTASGVALTGGGAKILPGEISLAHNGILFLDELPEFSRSALESLRQPLEEGKITVARATGHLTFPARFQFIAAMNPCRCGNLGLAGKECANAPRCAESYISKISGPLLDRIDMRVGLRPLSPKDITQTPFGESSENIRIRVQEARERQYQRQGCVNAYAPLEKLFLDENAQHFTEKAASKMGLSARGITRLLRVSRTIADLNHSERIAIEDVAEALNYRLL; encoded by the coding sequence ATGGAAACTTCATCCACATCCTCTACGATTGCACTTATTCACAGCTTTACTTTTCAAGGTATTGATGCGATCCCCGTGACAGTAGAGGTTCAACTTACAAAAGGCCTTCCTGCTTTTATCATTGTTGGCATGGCTAACCGTGCTGTTGCTGAAGCAAAAGAACGTGTACGTGGCGCCCTAAATTCTATGAATTTAGCGCTTCCGACAAAAAGAATTTTGGTTAATTTAGCTCCTAGTAATTTACCTAAAGAGGGGGCTCACCTAGATCTTCCCATTGCGTTAGCTCTTTTAGCCGCTATGGGGGTTATTCCTATTGATCTCATTCACAACACTGCAGCGATTGGTGAGCTATCTCTAACTGGTGAAATAAAGAATGTTCGTGGAATTCTTTGCGCTGCTCTGGAAGCAGCTGCTCAAGACTTCTCTTTGATTTGTCCTCAACAACAGGGCTCTGATGCGAGATGGGGACATTCAGAAATGCAAGTTCTTGCAGCTCCTAGCTTGCTTAGCCTAGTAAACCACTTTCATGGGCGGCAAATTCTACCACCGATAGGCGATCCTAAACCGCAAATACATAAAAACAATCTTGATATGAAAGATGTTCGAGGGCAGCCTTTAGGAAGGCGTGTCCTCGAGATTGCCGCTGCAGGGAGGCATTCTCTGTTAATGTCTGGTCCACCAGGTGCTGGAAAATCAATGCTTGCCGCTCGCCTTCCTAGCCTGCTACCACCTCTTAAAAAAGAAGAAATTTTAGAAGCTAGTCGCGTTCATAGTATTGCTGGAACGCTAGAAGCTGGACATCTCGTTTCATTACCTCCTTTTCGAGCTCCTCACCATACAGCTTCAGGCGTTGCTTTAACTGGAGGAGGCGCCAAAATCCTTCCTGGAGAAATAAGTCTAGCCCATAACGGTATTCTGTTTTTAGATGAACTCCCTGAATTTTCTCGTTCAGCATTAGAATCTCTCAGGCAGCCTTTAGAAGAGGGGAAAATAACGGTTGCGAGAGCGACAGGACATCTTACTTTTCCAGCACGTTTCCAATTTATTGCTGCTATGAATCCGTGCCGTTGTGGCAATTTAGGTCTGGCAGGAAAAGAATGCGCCAATGCACCTCGTTGTGCAGAAAGCTATATTTCTAAAATTTCAGGACCTTTACTTGATCGCATAGACATGCGTGTAGGATTGCGCCCTTTGTCTCCAAAAGATATTACACAAACACCTTTTGGAGAATCTTCCGAAAATATACGTATTAGAGTGCAAGAAGCAAGAGAAAGGCAATATCAAAGGCAAGGTTGCGTTAATGCATACGCCCCTCTTGAAAAACTTTTTCTCGATGAAAATGCTCAACACTTCACTGAAAAAGCTGCTTCAAAAATGGGACTTTCTGCAAGGGGGATAACAAGACTTCTTAGAGTTTCTAGAACAATCGCAGATTTAAATCATTCAGAACGTATCGCCATCGAAGATGTCGCAGAAGCTCTTAATTATCGACTCCTTTAA
- a CDS encoding cold shock domain-containing protein — translation MNNNRNDRNNFSPRRGGFDPDFSDAGHFYDNSGNFGGRSSGGFSPSPRSSAAPSGPEINGTVKWFNGERGFGFVGLDDGSGDAFLHINTLNEAGHQAPEPGTTLRVRIGQGPKGRQISQITSLDASTATAEASGMKSTRPMGNGNAAPRAPRFTPDLSTAESKRGEVKWYNSTKGFGFIAPEDGGKDVFVHVSALGKTGLQELHEGQIVTMKVIQGGKGPEAVTVEAN, via the coding sequence TTGAATAATAACAGAAACGACCGTAATAATTTTTCTCCTCGCCGTGGAGGATTCGATCCAGATTTTTCTGATGCTGGACATTTTTACGATAACTCAGGCAACTTCGGTGGCCGTAGCTCTGGAGGCTTTTCCCCTTCTCCCCGCAGCAGTGCTGCACCATCAGGTCCTGAGATTAATGGTACTGTAAAATGGTTTAACGGTGAACGTGGCTTTGGCTTTGTTGGGCTTGACGATGGAAGCGGAGATGCTTTCTTACACATCAATACTTTAAATGAAGCAGGTCACCAAGCTCCTGAACCTGGAACTACTCTACGCGTTAGAATTGGCCAAGGCCCAAAAGGACGCCAAATTTCACAAATCACTTCTTTAGATGCCAGCACTGCGACGGCTGAAGCATCTGGTATGAAATCCACCCGCCCTATGGGAAATGGTAACGCTGCACCTCGTGCTCCTCGTTTCACCCCAGACCTCTCTACAGCTGAAAGCAAACGTGGGGAAGTTAAATGGTATAATTCCACAAAAGGATTTGGTTTCATTGCTCCTGAAGATGGTGGAAAAGATGTCTTCGTACACGTTTCAGCACTTGGAAAGACTGGATTACAAGAACTTCACGAAGGGCAAATTGTGACGATGAAAGTTATCCAAGGAGGAAAAGGTCCCGAAGCTGTCACCGTTGAAGCTAATTAA
- a CDS encoding RlmE family RNA methyltransferase, with amino-acid sequence MVTRAPTVKLKKAHGRTNSQQRWLNRQLNDPYVSAAHQEGWRSRAAFKLLEMNKKNKIIPVGGNIIDLGAAPGGWSQVAVKEKAGKVIGIDLLPVEKLQGAEIIQGDFTDPEMPEKLRRLLNGGADAVISDMAPNTTGHAKTDHIRIMALAELALCFAEEILNPGGNFVAKVLQGGSEIELLNQLKKNFKIVKHVKPPASRKDSREMYVLALGYKKKQ; translated from the coding sequence ATTGTGACCCGTGCCCCTACTGTTAAATTAAAAAAAGCTCACGGACGTACGAATTCACAACAAAGATGGCTAAACCGACAGCTAAACGATCCGTATGTAAGTGCCGCCCATCAAGAAGGCTGGAGATCTAGGGCTGCTTTTAAACTTCTAGAAATGAACAAAAAAAATAAAATAATTCCTGTTGGGGGAAATATTATAGATCTAGGTGCTGCCCCTGGAGGCTGGTCACAGGTTGCCGTTAAAGAAAAAGCTGGAAAAGTGATTGGAATCGACCTCTTACCAGTCGAAAAACTGCAAGGTGCTGAAATTATCCAAGGAGATTTTACCGATCCTGAAATGCCCGAAAAACTCCGAAGACTTCTTAACGGTGGCGCTGATGCTGTTATTTCTGACATGGCTCCAAATACAACAGGCCATGCAAAAACAGATCATATTCGTATTATGGCGCTAGCAGAGTTAGCGCTTTGCTTTGCAGAAGAAATTTTAAATCCTGGTGGAAATTTCGTTGCAAAAGTTCTTCAGGGAGGATCAGAAATTGAGCTTCTTAATCAACTCAAAAAAAACTTCAAAATTGTTAAACATGTTAAGCCCCCAGCTTCCAGAAAAGATTCTAGAGAGATGTATGTTTTAGCATTAGGCTACAAAAAAAAGCAGTGA